Proteins encoded by one window of Sulfurospirillum barnesii SES-3:
- the hyfE gene encoding hydrogenase 4 membrane subunit — MANLNLIDIITVLMMGTSFAVFGLRQYRHSILAYALQTLLLVIVFLLLYVKYGAHELLIWSATAFVMKVVVVPLFLFRLVKKLGVVVEDEPVGGFFISPVVALSFSLAVAMMFYKVFINFSLFQDTLPLFAASFIFMMGIFGFILRNSFIKQILSYCLFENGIHLSLALMAYNAHELVEVGILTDAIFAVLIMGILAKRFYATYGSLDTSKAVNLRG; from the coding sequence ATGGCAAATTTAAATTTAATCGATATTATCACTGTTTTGATGATGGGAACAAGTTTTGCGGTCTTTGGCTTAAGGCAATACCGTCATAGCATTCTAGCGTATGCTTTGCAAACACTGCTTTTGGTCATCGTGTTTTTACTTTTATATGTAAAGTATGGTGCACATGAATTACTCATCTGGTCAGCAACCGCTTTTGTCATGAAAGTTGTTGTGGTACCGCTGTTTCTATTCAGACTTGTTAAAAAATTGGGGGTTGTTGTTGAAGATGAACCTGTAGGAGGCTTTTTTATATCGCCTGTTGTAGCGCTCAGCTTTTCACTGGCTGTGGCTATGATGTTTTACAAAGTGTTTATCAATTTTTCACTCTTTCAAGACACCTTGCCACTCTTTGCGGCTTCCTTTATCTTCATGATGGGTATTTTTGGATTTATCCTAAGAAACTCTTTTATTAAACAAATTCTCTCCTACTGCCTCTTTGAAAATGGCATTCACCTAAGCCTTGCACTTATGGCATACAATGCCCATGAGCTGGTTGAAGTTGGAATCTTAACCGATGCGATTTTTGCAGTGCTTATTATGGGAATTTTAGCGAAACGTTTTTACGCCACGTATGGAAGTCTTGATACTTCCAAAGCGGTTAATTTAAGGGGATAA
- a CDS encoding hydrogenase 3 maturation endopeptidase HyCI, with translation MKKALLCVGNELRGDDGVAIAVGRLVEEHLPEWKVFFGYDTPENEFASLREFAPDVIVVVDAMSGFKEGKIEFLDLSDERTYVYSTHNIPTPILMSYLREICIKTFFLGIAVLLENVLHFSEGLSQSAKDSSLKALEKIKELDTLLNT, from the coding sequence GTGAAAAAAGCACTTTTATGTGTAGGCAATGAGCTCAGAGGAGACGATGGAGTTGCCATTGCGGTGGGAAGGCTTGTTGAAGAGCATCTACCTGAATGGAAGGTCTTTTTTGGATACGATACACCAGAGAATGAATTTGCCTCTTTACGGGAATTTGCACCCGATGTCATTGTGGTGGTTGATGCCATGAGTGGATTTAAAGAGGGAAAAATAGAGTTTTTAGACCTAAGCGATGAACGAACCTATGTCTACTCCACCCACAATATTCCAACCCCTATTTTAATGAGTTATCTACGAGAAATTTGCATCAAAACGTTTTTTTTAGGGATTGCTGTTTTACTTGAGAATGTCTTGCACTTCAGCGAGGGCTTAAGCCAAAGTGCCAAAGACTCTTCGCTAAAAGCGCTTGAAAAAATCAAAGAGTTAGATACGCTCCTAAATACATGA
- a CDS encoding NADH-quinone oxidoreductase subunit B family protein, translating into MKTYEVPSAIALANNLEEKLELLKHIGRSFSVFRIDCGSCNGCEIEIFAAITPLWDPERFGFKLVANPRHADILLCTGPVTRQMYYPLLRAYEAAPDPKIVVALGACGSTGGIFYDAYSVLSGIDKIIPVDVYIPGCPPHPASIIYGLTTALGVMDQRLQKVSFEEEGEMPSLVETSVIGNTLFERDLLVHAKRLMSYVFGRKLFDKYLDALLKSGDVKNPKATKRSITEAMQAEDDPRYAECMGILHNEVYTQYVPCDEEDHISLHRVEWGPK; encoded by the coding sequence ATGAAAACCTATGAAGTACCCAGTGCGATTGCACTGGCAAATAACTTAGAAGAGAAGCTGGAGCTTTTAAAACACATTGGCAGAAGTTTTAGTGTTTTCCGTATAGACTGTGGTAGTTGTAATGGTTGTGAGATTGAAATTTTTGCAGCCATTACCCCGTTATGGGACCCTGAGCGTTTTGGTTTTAAACTGGTTGCCAACCCAAGACATGCGGATATTTTACTCTGCACAGGTCCTGTTACACGCCAAATGTACTACCCACTGCTTCGTGCGTATGAAGCAGCACCTGATCCTAAAATTGTAGTGGCATTAGGAGCTTGTGGCTCCACAGGAGGTATCTTTTACGATGCCTACAGTGTTTTAAGCGGTATTGATAAAATTATTCCTGTAGATGTCTATATTCCAGGATGTCCTCCACATCCTGCAAGCATTATTTATGGACTAACAACAGCCCTTGGCGTCATGGATCAAAGACTTCAAAAAGTAAGCTTTGAAGAAGAAGGAGAAATGCCTTCTTTAGTAGAAACCTCCGTAATAGGCAACACTCTGTTTGAGAGAGATTTACTCGTTCATGCGAAGCGGTTGATGAGTTATGTTTTTGGACGTAAACTCTTTGATAAATACCTTGATGCCCTCCTTAAAAGCGGTGATGTAAAAAATCCAAAAGCAACCAAACGCTCTATTACAGAGGCGATGCAAGCAGAAGATGACCCACGTTATGCCGAGTGTATGGGAATTTTACACAATGAGGTTTATACCCAGTATGTCCCATGTGATGAAGAAGATCACATCAGTCTTCACCGTGTTGAATGGGGCCCTAAATGA
- a CDS encoding formate hydrogenlyase maturation HycH family protein, producing the protein MIEVYQLMKRHLDGAKSGDAMLDQIKIFSTCIGHGVGTIDFSEKVLEINEAEYEEILQHGGEYLKFKLGNLSKYFEIEVFPEHAHKLLPEMIECPLKEIFVNLKEGYLVLRKDFA; encoded by the coding sequence ATGATAGAAGTCTACCAGCTCATGAAAAGGCACCTTGATGGTGCCAAATCGGGCGATGCAATGCTTGATCAGATTAAAATCTTTTCAACCTGCATTGGACATGGCGTAGGAACCATTGATTTTAGTGAGAAAGTTTTAGAAATAAACGAAGCTGAATACGAGGAAATACTACAGCATGGGGGAGAGTATTTAAAATTTAAATTGGGAAATTTGAGTAAATATTTTGAAATTGAAGTCTTTCCTGAACATGCACATAAACTGTTACCTGAAATGATAGAGTGCCCTTTAAAAGAGATATTTGTCAACCTCAAAGAGGGGTATTTGGTGCTTCGCAAGGATTTTGCGTGA
- a CDS encoding 4Fe-4S dicluster domain-containing protein: MSKVHKFVITNPLMCIACNACVKACVKHAYIRGKLSKKRLDVLTLESGKMPNQCRQCDDAPCANVCPTGALRIANSCVELCEEICIGCKLCTIACPYGAIVIDAEFPPSIQEEVETHLEAGCISGLKSIAIKCDMCDGIESGPACVSVCPTGALVFVDPVSGECKFGKKVKGDLAPFLKTIVPDVEFKDIPEPVLKKPKEPAPTPVEEPQTTKEES, translated from the coding sequence AAAGTTCATAAATTCGTGATTACAAACCCGCTGATGTGTATTGCGTGTAATGCCTGTGTTAAAGCCTGTGTTAAACACGCCTACATACGTGGGAAACTTTCCAAAAAAAGGTTGGATGTGCTCACTCTTGAGAGCGGTAAAATGCCCAACCAATGTCGCCAATGCGATGATGCCCCCTGTGCCAATGTCTGCCCAACGGGTGCACTTCGTATAGCTAATTCCTGTGTCGAGCTTTGTGAGGAGATTTGCATTGGCTGTAAACTCTGTACCATCGCTTGTCCCTACGGTGCCATTGTGATTGATGCTGAATTTCCTCCTTCCATTCAAGAAGAAGTGGAAACCCATTTAGAAGCTGGTTGTATCAGTGGTCTTAAAAGCATTGCCATTAAATGTGACATGTGCGATGGCATTGAAAGTGGGCCTGCATGTGTGAGTGTTTGTCCAACGGGTGCACTGGTCTTTGTTGATCCTGTATCTGGAGAGTGTAAATTTGGTAAAAAAGTCAAAGGGGACTTAGCACCCTTTTTAAAAACCATTGTTCCAGATGTAGAGTTTAAAGACATACCTGAGCCTGTTCTTAAAAAACCTAAAGAACCAGCGCCTACTCCCGTTGAAGAACCCCAAACCACTAAAGAGGAATCATAA
- a CDS encoding respiratory chain complex I subunit 1 family protein — translation MDFFYLLLQLISAIMVAPLFDGISRKLRAKFQSRMGPSIFQTYYDIYKLLKRGRTKSHSASYIYQIAPYVLFISAAAMFCALPITYGTKAVALSQFSDIFVLLYLGALFRFTFIVAGFDTANPFSGVSASREGTMGFYTEEVAVICLIVVMMGAGSTNLPFIVHSVLEGHYGYAIPSFSIAATAFLWVMYVETGRKPYDLAEAEQELQEGVLGEFCGKDFALIDIAILLKQFAVLGFFLVIFVPWGIVENPILSLIIFLAEVGFLYVMGVFIDNFGPRFTMNKGMKRTMLYALAVSCTALVLYIMGI, via the coding sequence ATGGATTTTTTTTATTTATTATTACAACTTATCTCAGCAATAATGGTCGCTCCTCTCTTTGATGGAATTTCAAGGAAACTTCGAGCCAAATTTCAATCCCGTATGGGACCGAGTATTTTTCAAACCTATTATGATATTTATAAATTACTTAAGCGGGGCAGAACAAAATCACACAGCGCAAGCTATATCTATCAAATAGCTCCCTATGTGTTGTTTATCAGCGCAGCAGCCATGTTTTGTGCCTTACCCATTACCTATGGTACCAAGGCCGTTGCTTTGTCGCAATTTTCTGACATCTTTGTGTTGCTCTATTTAGGGGCATTGTTTCGATTTACGTTTATTGTGGCGGGTTTTGATACCGCCAACCCTTTCTCAGGCGTCAGTGCAAGCAGAGAAGGTACTATGGGGTTTTATACTGAAGAAGTGGCAGTCATTTGTCTGATTGTGGTTATGATGGGTGCTGGCAGTACGAATTTACCTTTTATTGTTCATTCCGTATTGGAGGGACATTATGGATATGCTATTCCCTCTTTTTCTATTGCGGCTACGGCATTTTTGTGGGTGATGTATGTTGAGACTGGACGAAAACCTTATGATTTAGCTGAGGCTGAACAAGAGTTACAAGAGGGTGTTTTAGGAGAGTTTTGTGGTAAAGATTTTGCTCTGATTGATATAGCAATCTTACTCAAACAATTCGCAGTTTTAGGATTTTTTCTTGTTATTTTCGTCCCATGGGGAATTGTTGAAAATCCAATTCTATCGCTCATTATTTTCTTAGCAGAGGTAGGTTTTCTTTATGTCATGGGTGTATTTATTGATAACTTTGGACCGAGATTTACAATGAATAAAGGTATGAAACGCACAATGCTTTATGCACTGGCTGTTTCATGTACTGCATTAGTACTTTATATTATGGGAATTTAA
- a CDS encoding formate hydrogenlyase complex iron-sulfur subunit, with protein sequence MMKLLDISKKYGDTTHKYPFEPYNVAKNFRGKPAYTFDLCIGCAACGIACPSNAITVQFNNDKSKLVWEFDCGRCIFCGRCDEVCPTGAIRLSEEFELAVKFDKSALIQRGELEVQYCTQCQKPFSAKRLIKYSFECLSKANVSEKRLEEAKEYLGVCPTCKKNATVANFTSGKEMVIE encoded by the coding sequence ATGATGAAACTTCTTGATATTAGTAAAAAATACGGTGATACAACCCATAAGTATCCCTTTGAACCGTATAATGTTGCAAAGAATTTTAGGGGAAAGCCTGCATACACCTTTGATTTGTGTATTGGGTGTGCGGCGTGTGGCATTGCGTGTCCTTCTAATGCCATCACGGTGCAATTTAATAACGATAAAAGCAAATTGGTATGGGAATTTGATTGCGGGCGATGTATCTTTTGTGGAAGGTGCGATGAAGTCTGCCCCACTGGCGCTATTCGTTTGAGTGAAGAGTTTGAACTTGCTGTTAAATTTGACAAATCGGCTCTGATTCAAAGAGGAGAACTTGAGGTTCAATACTGCACGCAGTGCCAAAAACCTTTTAGTGCAAAACGACTGATTAAATATAGCTTTGAGTGTTTAAGCAAAGCCAATGTCAGTGAAAAAAGATTGGAAGAAGCAAAAGAGTATTTAGGCGTTTGCCCTACATGTAAAAAAAATGCCACCGTAGCAAACTTTACCAGTGGCAAAGAGATGGTGATAGAATGA
- a CDS encoding NADH-quinone oxidoreductase subunit C: MKCDTFIEALSARVKVLEVTRQCEDQVTALVELNDLPEAVRFLYYDMGGYLSTMIPNDERSINKHYALYYALSMEGGKMFEGDEIAQDEKCFVTIKVLISPDSLTYPSVTPLVPACVWYEREAYDMFGLVAEGLPDKRRLALSDDWPEGLFPLRKDAMDYRYRPDMKDHYMEPEYEFLRPEGSGIIDVPLGPLHITADEPGHFRLFCDGDTIIDADYRLFYQHRGMEKLAENRMNYDQMGYLAERVCGICGYAHSIACIEAAEKAINLEIPARAQAIRVICSEIERLHSHLLNIGLACEVTGNYNAFMHIFRIREYSMKLAELVTGGRKTYGNVVMGGLRRDMTGEEIRESLKILKIIETQADEVWDAVMDDQRQMKRWKGVGILDKQVARDFSAVGPNIRGSGIKRDTRYDHPYDFFKQIEFNVAVVEGGDVFAREMVRYMELKSSVSIIRQCFELMPQTAIIVDPKFHVKPENYALAYVEAPRGDNVHWIMQGSAQKVFRWRCRAATYNNWPSLRFQFRGNTIADAALIVCSLDPCYSCTERVTVVDVKSKKSKILTHKDLKEFSKTQKNSPMKDLR; encoded by the coding sequence ATGAAATGCGATACATTTATAGAAGCTCTTAGTGCTAGAGTAAAGGTTTTAGAAGTTACCAGACAATGCGAAGATCAGGTAACTGCGTTGGTAGAACTCAATGATTTACCTGAAGCAGTTCGCTTCTTATATTACGACATGGGTGGCTATCTCTCCACCATGATTCCTAATGATGAGCGAAGTATTAATAAACATTATGCCCTTTACTATGCCCTCTCTATGGAGGGTGGTAAAATGTTTGAAGGCGATGAAATAGCCCAAGATGAAAAATGCTTTGTCACCATTAAAGTGCTTATTTCACCCGATAGCCTTACCTACCCATCCGTAACACCTTTGGTACCTGCTTGTGTGTGGTATGAGAGAGAAGCCTACGATATGTTTGGTCTTGTTGCAGAGGGATTACCCGATAAACGACGTTTAGCGCTAAGCGATGACTGGCCAGAGGGGCTTTTTCCGCTTCGAAAAGATGCCATGGATTACCGCTACCGTCCAGATATGAAAGATCATTATATGGAACCTGAATATGAGTTCTTAAGGCCTGAGGGCTCAGGCATTATTGATGTACCTTTGGGGCCTTTGCACATTACTGCTGATGAGCCAGGGCACTTTCGACTTTTTTGCGATGGCGATACCATTATTGATGCGGATTACCGCCTTTTTTACCAACACAGAGGCATGGAAAAGCTGGCTGAAAACCGCATGAACTATGACCAAATGGGTTATTTGGCTGAGAGGGTCTGTGGAATTTGCGGGTATGCGCACTCTATTGCGTGTATTGAAGCGGCGGAAAAAGCGATTAACTTAGAAATTCCTGCTCGTGCGCAAGCCATTCGTGTCATTTGTTCTGAAATTGAAAGATTGCATAGCCATCTTTTAAATATTGGTTTGGCGTGCGAAGTCACAGGTAACTACAATGCCTTTATGCATATCTTTAGAATTCGTGAATACTCTATGAAACTAGCAGAGCTAGTCACAGGTGGACGCAAAACCTATGGCAATGTGGTGATGGGTGGTCTTAGACGAGATATGACAGGCGAAGAGATAAGAGAAAGTCTTAAAATTCTAAAAATCATTGAAACGCAAGCCGATGAAGTCTGGGATGCGGTTATGGATGACCAACGCCAAATGAAACGCTGGAAGGGTGTGGGTATCCTTGATAAACAAGTCGCCCGTGACTTCTCTGCTGTGGGACCAAACATTAGAGGCAGTGGTATTAAACGAGATACGCGTTATGACCATCCGTATGATTTTTTCAAACAAATTGAGTTTAATGTAGCCGTGGTTGAGGGTGGTGATGTCTTTGCCAGAGAGATGGTACGTTACATGGAACTTAAAAGCTCTGTTTCCATCATCCGCCAATGTTTTGAGTTAATGCCACAAACGGCAATTATTGTCGATCCAAAGTTTCATGTTAAGCCTGAAAACTATGCTTTAGCGTATGTAGAAGCGCCCAGAGGTGATAACGTGCATTGGATTATGCAAGGTAGTGCGCAAAAAGTATTTCGATGGAGATGCAGGGCTGCGACCTACAATAACTGGCCAAGCCTTCGTTTTCAATTCCGTGGAAACACTATTGCCGATGCAGCATTGATTGTCTGTAGCCTAGATCCGTGTTATTCGTGTACAGAGCGTGTGACTGTTGTTGACGTGAAAAGTAAAAAGAGTAAAATTTTAACGCATAAAGATCTAAAAGAATTTTCCAAAACTCAAAAAAATAGTCCCATGAAGGATTTAAGATGA
- a CDS encoding proton-conducting transporter membrane subunit produces MQTIYTLFLLASLLSLLLYKKPLLAQKVGFGLASVISLYAAIFFFSNLHDTLLWKLPGSFISAPLFRLDSLGMFFSFLVSLVAFAVSLFSFDYAKFYENKANLAVFASLFNAFILSMLLVIASDNVFSFMLLWEVMTLISALLILINDGKDAGKNVMIYLGIAQIGAFCLMVALLIMASFAGSFEFSKFAEMEIGFGMSLTLFVLLLIGLGSKAGMFPFHVWLPLAYCQCPSNASALMSGVMIKVALFAFIKFSLLLPSLVQFGYILLFVGALSCVFGIIYALVSNDYKAAIAYSSCENVGIIFLGLGGAFYGLGTNSPTIALLGFVAGFFHILNHAVFKSLLFMLSGNVYTATQTRNMDLLGGLHKKMPITSIIFFVAVVAICALPPLNGFASEWVVYKTMVMGGIHEGVVSRFFFTLAIIALSITGAMAIMAFSKVYGAIFLGVARDTQKIEDAKEVSFIRLLPLGLLASLCVGIGVFMNDVIGMLSKIVFTLIPQTTTSIQGLISMPIIIMVMLLCAIIPFVLLYLLKANHKEARITDPWACGFLYNKNMQIGSNAFTGDIKKALSFILKYESEVKIDGYFSKAVYTHKTHDLFWEKLYVPVIDFIMVVADKIGIFQNGRTNLYAGYILIYLCLILMFGYYYL; encoded by the coding sequence ATGCAAACCATATACACGCTATTTTTGTTAGCCTCACTTCTTTCTCTTTTGCTTTATAAAAAGCCTCTTCTTGCACAAAAAGTGGGATTTGGCTTAGCCAGCGTCATTTCGCTCTATGCGGCGATTTTTTTCTTTTCCAATCTACACGATACCTTGTTATGGAAATTACCAGGAAGCTTTATTAGTGCACCTTTGTTTCGACTTGATTCCTTAGGCATGTTTTTTAGTTTTTTAGTGAGTCTTGTCGCTTTTGCGGTTTCACTGTTTAGCTTTGACTACGCAAAATTTTATGAAAACAAAGCAAACTTAGCCGTTTTTGCGTCACTCTTTAACGCATTTATTCTTTCCATGCTTTTGGTCATTGCCAGTGACAATGTGTTTTCCTTTATGCTTTTATGGGAAGTTATGACCCTCATCTCAGCCTTGTTAATTTTGATTAATGATGGTAAGGATGCTGGAAAAAATGTCATGATTTATTTAGGAATTGCTCAAATTGGGGCGTTTTGTTTAATGGTTGCTCTTTTAATTATGGCAAGCTTTGCAGGTAGCTTTGAGTTTAGTAAATTTGCTGAAATGGAAATTGGGTTTGGCATGAGCTTAACACTGTTTGTCCTTCTGCTCATTGGTCTTGGCTCAAAAGCAGGCATGTTTCCCTTTCATGTTTGGTTGCCGCTTGCCTACTGCCAATGCCCATCGAATGCTTCAGCACTGATGAGTGGGGTTATGATTAAAGTCGCTCTTTTTGCCTTTATTAAATTCTCCCTTCTGTTGCCTTCACTGGTTCAATTTGGTTATATATTACTGTTTGTGGGTGCTCTTAGCTGTGTTTTTGGAATTATTTACGCACTTGTTTCCAATGACTACAAAGCCGCTATTGCCTATAGCTCCTGCGAGAACGTGGGTATTATCTTTTTAGGACTAGGTGGCGCATTTTATGGTCTTGGAACCAACTCACCTACCATCGCTTTACTAGGTTTTGTTGCAGGGTTCTTTCATATTTTAAACCATGCCGTTTTCAAATCACTTCTGTTTATGCTCAGTGGTAATGTTTACACCGCCACACAAACACGCAATATGGATCTTCTGGGTGGTTTGCACAAAAAAATGCCTATAACCTCCATAATCTTTTTTGTTGCAGTGGTTGCTATTTGTGCATTGCCTCCACTCAATGGATTTGCCAGTGAATGGGTTGTTTATAAAACCATGGTCATGGGAGGTATTCATGAGGGCGTTGTCTCACGCTTCTTCTTTACTCTTGCCATTATTGCTCTTTCCATTACTGGAGCTATGGCTATCATGGCGTTTTCAAAAGTTTATGGTGCTATCTTTTTAGGTGTTGCACGAGATACCCAAAAAATAGAAGATGCGAAAGAAGTCTCTTTTATCCGACTCTTGCCGCTTGGTTTGTTGGCAAGCTTGTGTGTAGGAATTGGTGTGTTTATGAATGATGTGATTGGTATGCTCTCAAAAATTGTTTTTACATTAATACCTCAAACCACTACAAGTATCCAAGGCTTAATCTCTATGCCAATCATTATCATGGTAATGCTTTTATGCGCCATTATCCCTTTTGTGCTCCTTTATCTTTTAAAGGCGAATCATAAAGAAGCACGTATTACGGATCCATGGGCATGCGGTTTTCTTTACAACAAAAACATGCAAATTGGTTCCAATGCCTTTACAGGTGACATCAAAAAAGCATTGAGCTTTATTTTAAAATACGAAAGCGAAGTGAAAATTGATGGGTACTTTTCAAAGGCTGTGTATACGCATAAAACCCATGATCTTTTTTGGGAAAAATTGTATGTACCTGTGATTGATTTTATTATGGTGGTTGCCGATAAAATAGGTATTTTTCAAAATGGTAGAACCAACCTTTATGCGGGTTATATTTTGATTTACCTTTGTTTAATACTCATGTTTGGGTATTACTACCTATAA
- a CDS encoding hydrogenase 4 subunit F, whose translation MDILILILIVPFVLGIVMFFMPLHFKLLQNLHIVFSFAVSSLLLMAVGKVVNGNELFAFEHFFFLDSLGAIFLSLIAITGLLVNVYATTYMKWELEEGHVTLRQVKNYFALSFIFTWTMSLSVVCNNIAFMWAAIEATTLASVFLVAVKNDKKSTESGYKYIILCSIGLAFALYATILLFAAANGTIEGDAMLYTNLLANAEQIDTMALKLIFILALIGFGTKAGFAPTHTWLPDVHAEGPAPTSALLSGILLKCALLGLIRYYAIVANGVGLDFVQSVMIVSATLTLFVSAFFLIRQHNVKRMFAYHSVAHMGVIAFGLGVGGPIGLFAALFHCAAHSFTKALAFCSTGNIAKIYGTKDMTKMGGMIRIAPITTVLFGIAICSLVGVPGFAIFVSEFLIFKAAALDGKYVLMGIFALALAIIFIADFSHFFLASFGKVEGTVVHNGEMKLSENLPLIALAVLIVTFGVWQFESFTFLLDQSVKSILKQ comes from the coding sequence ATGGACATTCTTATATTAATACTCATCGTGCCTTTTGTTTTAGGCATTGTCATGTTTTTTATGCCTTTGCATTTTAAACTTTTACAAAACCTTCATATTGTTTTTAGTTTTGCTGTCTCATCTCTTTTATTGATGGCCGTTGGCAAAGTTGTAAATGGAAATGAGCTTTTTGCTTTTGAACACTTCTTTTTTCTAGATTCGCTGGGTGCTATCTTTTTGTCGCTGATTGCGATTACAGGTTTGTTGGTCAATGTCTACGCAACCACCTATATGAAGTGGGAACTTGAAGAGGGTCACGTCACCTTACGACAAGTGAAAAATTATTTTGCGCTTAGTTTTATTTTTACATGGACGATGAGCCTTAGTGTTGTGTGTAACAATATCGCCTTTATGTGGGCAGCTATTGAAGCGACAACATTAGCATCGGTCTTTCTTGTTGCGGTCAAAAATGACAAAAAATCCACAGAAAGTGGCTACAAATACATTATTTTATGTAGCATTGGTCTTGCATTTGCCCTTTATGCGACTATCTTGCTCTTTGCCGCAGCCAATGGTACCATCGAGGGTGATGCTATGCTCTACACAAACCTTCTTGCCAATGCTGAACAAATTGATACGATGGCATTGAAGCTTATTTTCATCCTTGCTTTAATTGGCTTTGGTACCAAAGCAGGTTTTGCGCCAACACATACATGGTTGCCTGATGTCCATGCCGAAGGTCCTGCTCCAACCTCAGCGTTGCTCTCAGGAATCCTTTTAAAATGTGCTTTACTTGGACTGATTCGTTACTATGCTATCGTTGCGAATGGTGTAGGGCTTGATTTTGTTCAATCGGTTATGATTGTCAGTGCTACCTTAACACTCTTTGTCTCTGCCTTTTTCTTGATTCGTCAACACAATGTCAAACGGATGTTTGCCTACCACTCTGTAGCACACATGGGTGTTATCGCTTTTGGCTTAGGCGTGGGTGGACCCATTGGTCTTTTTGCAGCCTTGTTTCACTGTGCAGCACACTCATTTACCAAAGCTTTAGCCTTTTGTTCCACAGGCAATATTGCCAAAATTTATGGAACCAAAGATATGACTAAGATGGGGGGCATGATACGCATTGCACCTATTACAACCGTACTTTTTGGTATTGCCATTTGTTCACTGGTTGGTGTTCCTGGCTTTGCTATTTTTGTGAGTGAATTTTTAATCTTTAAAGCGGCCGCTCTTGATGGAAAGTATGTTTTAATGGGAATTTTTGCACTTGCCTTAGCCATTATTTTTATTGCAGATTTTTCACACTTCTTTCTTGCTTCCTTTGGTAAAGTAGAAGGAACTGTCGTTCATAATGGTGAGATGAAGCTCAGTGAAAATCTTCCGCTCATCGCACTGGCTGTTTTGATTGTCACCTTTGGTGTGTGGCAGTTTGAGTCCTTTACGTTCTTGCTTGATCAGAGCGTTAAAAGCATATTAAAACAATAG